In Rubidibacter lacunae KORDI 51-2, one genomic interval encodes:
- the mazG gene encoding nucleoside triphosphate pyrophosphohydrolase, with the protein MSFSPDTLSAVDRSILEALQELIIVVAQLRDPEKGCPWDLAQTPQTLVPYVIEEAYEVAAAIRSEQQDAIVEELGDLLLQVVLQSQVASDAGAFNLEAVARGITQKLIRRHPHVFGDLVVDNAEQVHANWEQIKVTEKGETPELAQRLSRKLEKYAHSLPPLLAGFKISQKAAAAGFEWQTADGVWDKFREELAEFETALQEETTVEQQAELGDLLFTLVNIARWYGLNPSEALHGTNQRFVHRLEAMEAFTNRPLSDHTLDELEQLWQEAKAELARVRAGKT; encoded by the coding sequence ATGTCCTTTTCGCCCGATACTCTCAGTGCAGTCGATCGCTCGATCTTAGAAGCGCTGCAAGAGTTAATTATTGTTGTCGCTCAACTGCGCGATCCGGAGAAAGGTTGTCCCTGGGACTTAGCACAAACGCCGCAAACGCTCGTTCCTTATGTTATTGAAGAAGCTTACGAGGTCGCTGCTGCGATTCGGTCCGAGCAACAGGACGCGATCGTCGAGGAACTAGGCGATTTACTCCTTCAGGTCGTATTGCAATCGCAAGTTGCAAGTGACGCAGGAGCATTCAACCTCGAAGCTGTAGCGCGCGGCATCACCCAGAAGCTGATCCGCCGGCACCCACATGTATTTGGCGACTTAGTCGTTGACAACGCAGAGCAGGTGCATGCCAATTGGGAGCAAATCAAAGTTACTGAGAAAGGCGAGACTCCAGAACTTGCCCAGCGCCTCAGCCGCAAGCTTGAAAAGTATGCCCATTCGCTGCCCCCCCTCTTGGCAGGCTTCAAGATTTCCCAGAAGGCTGCAGCAGCGGGGTTTGAGTGGCAAACTGCGGATGGAGTTTGGGACAAGTTCCGCGAGGAGTTGGCCGAGTTCGAAACGGCCCTGCAAGAGGAAACAACTGTCGAGCAACAGGCCGAGCTCGGAGACCTGTTATTTACCTTGGTAAATATTGCGCGATGGTACGGGCTCAATCCCTCAGAGGCTCTCCACGGGACCAATCAACGCTTCGTCCATCGCTTAGAAGCCATGGAGGCGTTTACCAATCGCCCGCTAAGCGACCACACTCTGGACGAACTCGAACAACTCTGGCAGGAAGCTAAAGCCGAACTGGCCCGAGTGCGAGCTGGTAAGACCTGA